Below is a window of Leuconostoc gasicomitatum LMG 18811 DNA.
TCAGCCTCAGGTAAATACATTTTATCAACAATTTTTTGCCACTTTGCTAATTCATCATCAGTCAAAGCTAACTTGGCCTTTTCATCAGCATTGATTTCATCATAGTGTTCAAGTGAGTATTGCAAAACCCACTTGGCCATCCAATTTGTATAGAAATTGTTATTAACATTATTTTCATACTCATTGGGACCCGTGACACCATGAATCATGTACTTATCGTTTCGTGCAGAATAATGGACACGATCTGCCCAGAAACGTGCAATATTATACAAAACTTGTGCGCCATCACCATCAAGCCATGAGTGATCCCCTGTGATATTTGTATAATTATAAATGGCATAAGCAATCGTAGAATTACGGTGAATTTCTTCAAATGTAATTTCCCACTCGTTGTGTGACTCAATACCATCAAAAGTCACCATTGGATACAAAGCACCTTTTAAGCCTTGTTCTTTGGCATTGTGAAATGCACCATCCAACTGATCAAAACGATATTGTAGCAACGAACGTGTCACAGACGGATCAGCAACACCAAGATAAACAGGAATCGCAAAGGCTTCTGTATCCCAATAAGTTGCACCGCCATACTTTTCGCCAGTAAAGCCCTTTGGCCCAATGTTCAAACGAGGATCGTTGCCATAGTAGGTTGAAAATAGTTGAAATAAATTAAAGCGAATACCTTGTTGGGCCGCATTATCTCCTTCAATTTGAACGTCAGCTTTCTCCCATCGTTGAGCCCATTTTTGCGCATGAGCTGTGTATATGTCGTCATATGTTTGCGCCGCAATACCTGCGGTTAGTGTCTCGCCTGCTTTAATCACTTGAACTAGACTATCATAATCACGTGAAGTTGTCACAATCACGCGCTTTTCAAAACTAACTGAACTTTTGGCTGGCACTTCAATGTCAAAGTTATCGGTCACTTCTTTTTCAGAGCGATTCACACCATGCTTTTCACCGCCAACAAAACTCTGACGCGCAACAACTGTAAATTGCGGTACACCGAATGCGTTTTCGATCGTTTGCGTGGCTATAAATGATGAATTTGTTCCATTACCAGCGTCCAAAACTTGCCAAAACTTTTCATCATAATTTGAATCTTCGTTGACAACATCAGCATCAATACTAGCATCAAAACGAACATGGTGGGCTTGACCATCAGCAGATAACAAATCATAGTGAATATCTGCCAATTCCTTTACTGCTGCTGAAACTAAGCGCGTGATTTTAAACGTAACGCCAAACACGGTAAACGCTCGATTCAAAACACCGTTTTTCATATCTAATGATACTTCAAAATCAGTCACATCATTCTTAGCTAAATCAACTTGATTGCCATCAACGTAGATGTCTGCTTTGACGTAGTTTAGCGCATTGATAGCTTTTCCAAAGTAAAGTGGATAACCATTTTTCCACCAACCAACACGTGTTTTATCTGGGAACCAGACACCACCAACGTAAATACCTTGATGCGTGTCACCAGAATAGACCTCTTCAAACATGCCACGCATGCCCATGTATTCATTGCCCAAACTCGTCATAGATTCTTGGAGACGTTTATCTTCAGAATTCAAATCATGTGATGTAACTGTCCAAGGATCAACTTCAAAAATTCGTTTCATAAGATTTTCTACCTCTTCAATTTTTTTAATACTCAGCTGCGGCGCTAGCCATTATTGTGCATCTACTGGATTACTGTGAATTTCATTGATAAACCACACACTAACAGCACCAATTAACATTAAGATTCCGGATACTAAGATCATTGATGGAAAATGTGAACCAAGTGCTGGGAATAGTGCAAAACTAGCAACCGAGGCTACAATTTGCGGCAAGCAAATTGAACCGTTAAACAATCCTAGATAAGTACCCATGTGATCGCCAGGCAATGCGTTGGTTACCATGATGAATGGGTACGCCATCATACCTGCCCATGAAATACCGATTAAAATAAATGAGCCAATCAACAAATACTGTGAGTGAATAAAGAACACTGATGTGAAGCCAATAGCCCCCAAAAATAGTGACAAGGCATAACCTGCTTTGTTCTTGGTTGCTGGAATTTTTGATAAGACTAGTGACCACAAGACCGCCGCAATCGCATAAACCGCTGACATGATACCAAACCAGTTTCCACCATTTTGGTAACCGGCCGTTGTTGGATCAGTGGCATGGAAAATATTGTCTGCCACAGCACCAGTACCGTATGTCCACAAATATTGGAATGCCATCCAGCAGAAGAACTGAGTCAAAGTAACCATCCAAAATGTTTTTGGCGCGCGCTTTAACAAAGTCAAGAAGCCACCCTCACCATCATTTGGTGTACTTAAAGCATAGCCATGATATAACTCATAAGTGGCATCATCGTATTCTTTCACGTTAAAGACTGCAATCAGTGAAAAGACAACTAAGACAATCGCACCAACGTAAAATGAAATAATCACTGATGCCGGCACTTGACCTTTAGGCGCTGTATTAGCAACACCAATTGCGGTCAGAAAGAATGGGAAAATTGTTGCCAGCACAGATCCTGTATTAGATAAGAAACTTTGAATTGAATACGCGTATGATTTTTGGTTTTCATTAACCATGTCACCAACAACCATCTTGAAGGGTTGCATCGCAACGTTAGAACTCAAATCCATGAACAAGATCGTGATCGCCCCAAACCACAAACCAGCAGCAGTTGAAAAGCCAAAACTACCTGAATTGGGCAACAGGAACATCACGATAACTGACACAAGAGCGCCAACCAATAAATAAGGCATTCGACGACCAAAGCGCTTTGTCCAAGTGCGATCTGAGAAATAACCAACTAGTGGTTGAACAAACAACCCTGCCAATGGCGGTAGGATGAAGAAAAATCCTAACTTAGTAGGATCAGCACCTAATGTCTGAAAAATACGTCCCATTTGGGAACTCTGCAATGAAAACGCCATCTGTACACCCAAAAATCCAAAACTTAGCATCCAAATGGTGCGCAGCGGCAAGTTAGGCAATCCCCGCCCTTTTTGATTATCTGCCATAGTTACTTCCTCCAAAAATTATTTTGACACACAACTTGTTTGCTCTAATAATGCACCAATTCTATGAACAATCCACGATGAAACTGTATCTTCTTCATTAGAAATCGGACACATATTTTTGAACAGCAATTCATGTAACCGTTTACATTTTATAGTATAAAACATTTTTATAATTAATGGAAGCGTTTGCACAATGTTAACGATAACATCATCACAACCTTGTTGACTCTCGAACAACGATATCTGGTGAAATGCTGATATTATTTGGTTCTAAGATGATTTCGGATTCGATTTGAGAAATAATTTGTGCCACAATTTTTTCAGAAATTAAGGCAAACGGTTGCCTTACAGTAGTCAATTGTGGCTGGGTAAGCTGATCAATGAACACCCCATCAAATCCGATTACACCACAATCACGCGGAATATGATAAACACGCTGGACCGCACGTAACACACCAAGTGCAATACGATCGGTCGCGCAAACAATCGCTGTTGGTAATTGAAAATTGTGCAATAAGTTCGTTACTAACGTGTCCGCTAAGTGAGCATGGTTTTCGGTTTGATAGACGCTGACACGACCGTCTTTTTTTGCCATAACTGCTCGGTACCCAGCTTCGCGCTGCCTAGCAAAGGGCAAATCTAATGATAAACCAATATAATAAATATCACGATACCCCTGCCGCCACATATATTCAGTCGCTTTTTCAATACCAGCTTGATTGTCAACGTCAACAGATGATAAGGGACACTTTGTTGGCGCTGCGCCATAAAGTGTGACTGGTACGTCAAGGGCTTGCAACTTTGACAAATCTTCTGTTCGCCAACCGCTGACAATTATCCCATCAATACTTTGTGTTTCTGCCATAATATCCAAGCTAATTTCCAGTGTGTAGCCTTTTTTCTGCAAATTGTTAGCCAGTCGAATCAATAATTTAGCATAATTCGGTTCAACAGTTGAGACATCTTCTAAAAGTAAGAAACGAACGACATATTGACGTTGGTTGACTAATGCTCTTGCCACTTGATTTGGCACATAGCCGACGGCTTTAATTGCCTGTTGTACTAGCCTCATCAGCTCAGGTGATACTTGATCCGGATGATTAATTACTCGGCTAACTGTCATTTTTGACACATGCGCCTTTTGCGCAACATCATTTAAATTCACCATGTATCGCCACCAAATTCAGGTAAACGATACGGTACAATCACGCTTGTTGCCTTAGTTTGCTCCAGCAGAGAACGCTGATCGTTAAACAATAATCGAACCGCTTCACTCCCTAAACTACGCGGTAACATATCAACCGAATAAAAGTTCTTACCACCAAGTCGTGCATATTCGGAACGATTAAAAGCAATCGTTGGTAGCTTCGGGTGTGTGGGCAAATGGGCTTGTGCTTGATTACGTGCCAGATAACCGATTTTGTCGTCACTAGCAATAATACCGTCGATTTCGTGATGCAATTCGAAGTAGCTTTCCAACACTTGTTTTTGTGCTTGAAAATTAATTGGTAGTGATAAGACTGGTCCATCTGGTTGCGCAAGATGAAACCCGATTTCACGATTGCGCTCGTAACGCCAATCAGACAAAGTGCGGACGAAAAGTGGTGCTTTTAGATTAAACTGCGATACTAGCTGCCTAGTCGCTTCTTCCCCAGCTCGTCGATTATCATTGTCAACATATAAAACATCATTGGCTTGCTCCGGCTCACCAGTAACAACGACGCGTGCTTTGTTCTCTCGTAATAATTCAGAAATCGGATCATTTTCAACAGTGTAAAGCAGTATAAAACGACGTACTTGACCGGCCTCGACCATCATTTTAACGGCATTATACACTTCTGACCAGTTACTACCAGTTGCTGTAGTCAATAAATATTGACGGGCAACGAGTTGAGAATTAATGCCAAATAATAATTGCATTGCAAAGTCATTTTCTGCACTGTCAGATGCTTGCGGTTGAAAAACGACACCCACCGTGTTACTTTCACTCTGTGTTAAATTTCGTGCTGCAAAATTGGGCGTATAGCCCATGTCTTGTGCAATCTTTTTGATGCGTTCCTTTGTTTTAACGCTAATTTTGGGTGAATCAGCCAACGCGCGTGAAACCGTTGAAATAGCAACTCCGGATTTATTTGCAATATCTTGTATTGTTACCATAGCGACCTCCTGTACACGTTATTTTAACATGAAAAAGATTGGGACTGACGCCCCAATCTTTTTTAACCTTTGACTGAGCCACTTGTAACACCAGAAACGTAGAATCGTTGCAAAACAATAAACAAAATTGTAATTGGAATTGCAATGATCACTGCCCCCGCAGCGAAACTCATAAATAAGGAATTAGCTGTTTCCTTAGTCATCATCGAGTATAATCCGATCGCAACTGTATAATTTTTAACGTTATCACCCATGATAACTTGAGCAAAAATAAAATCCATCCATGGTCCAGTGAACGCTGTCAACGCTGTAAAGACAATGATAGGTTTAGACAGTGGCAAAGTTATTTTGGTAAAAATTTCCCATTTTGTAGCACCATCAAGCATTGCACTCTCATCCAATGAATAAGGAATCGTATCGAAAAAACCTTTTTGAATATAAAATGCAAGTCCAGCGCCTGAAACATATACTAAAATCAAAGCAAACAAACTCTGTGTTAAACCGGCTGCCTTCAAGATATAATAAATTGCAAACATCGCCATAAAACCAGGAAACATGTTCAAAACCAAAGCAATTTTCAAAAAGGGGCCTTTTATTTTAAATTTTAAGCGACTTAAAGAGTAAGCCATTGACAATACGAGCATCGTTGAAATGATTCCACTGATAATAGAAACAAACAACGTATTTAAGAACCACCGGCCAAATGGATATTGACTATTGGTAAACAGCTGTACGTAATTGTGAAGTGTGTAAGTCTTTGGCCAAAAATAATTTACAAAAGCACCACCTTCACCGCGAAAGCTCGTGAGGACAATCCATATAATTGGAATCACCCATATAAATGCCATAGCAGATAAAGCAATGTACAAAATTATTTTATTTCGCCGTTTTACGCCTCTAATGCTATGCATAGTTAGGCCTCCATTCCCGAGTTCGACACTTTCTTATAGGCAACCAATGAAAAGACTGCTGATAAGATAAAGATCAAAATTCCAATAACTGACGCTAAATTATAATCCGCTGTATTCAATGTCAAGTTATATAGCCATGTGATTAACAAATCCGTTGAACCTGCACCGTAGTAGTTTGAGTTAGCAGGTCCACCACCAGTTAATAGGTAAATAACGTTAAAGTTATTGACATTACCAATAAATTGTTGAATCAAACTAGGTGCCATGACAAAAACAATTTGTGGAAACGTAATTGATTTAAATATTTGAAATTTGTTAGCGCCATCAATTTGTGCTGCTTCAATTTGGTCTTCAGATTGATTTTGTAAAATACCAGTCGTAACCAACATCGTTGCTGGAATACCAATCCACAAATTCACAATAATGATTGTGAATTTTGCAAATAAAGGATTTGTAAAAAACGGCAAGTTTGTTTTAGTCAGGCCAGAATTAATCAACAATGTATTCACCAGTCCACCATCAGCAAACATATTATTCATAATCAGCAGTGATATAAATGCCGGAATGGCCATTGTTAAAATAAAAATTGTTCGGAAAATTTTTTTACCTTTGATTCCTTTAGCATTGATCATCATGGCTAAGATAACGCCAAAGAAAAATGACGAAATTGTTGCCACAATTGCCCAAATTAAAGTCCAGGCAAGCACTGGAAAAAATGTATGGGCCATTTGACCAGAAATAACGTTCCCAAAGTTGTTCAATCCAACCCATCCAAACAAATTTTTAGGTGGTAAGTGATTATGATCATAAGACGTGAAAGCAATTGCTATCATGTAGATTAATGGTAAAATCGTAAAAAATAAAACGCCTGTCATTGGTATGGCCATTAGGGTAATATGCATTTTTTCATCAAGCAAAGATGCTAAGTCCTCACGCAATGTTGGCAATTTAGCCCCTTCTTGCTTCAACTCCCAAATATGCCGCGCTGACTGTAAATTTATGCGATACAACCAGATAAACAAAACAGTAATAATAACTGACAACATCCCCCATAATAGTAGAAGCATCGAGTTATCACCGGCTTGCAAAATTGAAATACCTAACGATTTATCATAAACCAAACCCTGTGCGTGTGTTCCCAAGGTAAACATATTATGATAAGCTTTTAAACCAAGTGTAAACAACCAAGTAAGCCAACTCATTTCTAAAATTAGAAATATCAAACCCTTGAGAAATTGCTTATTTGCAAAGTTTGCCGACCCCATAATAAGATATGACGCTTTTGTAGCATTGTCAGCTTGACCAAATAATTTAATGAGTGAGGTATGCTCTTCAAGTGTTGAATGCTTCTTTTTTTTAAACATTTTCCATTCCAACTTTCATTAGTTATTATGTACGCAGAGAGGCATCGCTCTCTGCTAAAAAACATGTTTACTCTGATTAATTCACACTTTTAGATGCATTTTTAACTAATGCTTTCAACTTTGGCAACATTTGTTGATCTGAAATTTTACCTTTGTAGGTATCATTGAATAACGCATCCGATGATGCCCAAAAATTAGCCATTGCTGGAGATTTAGGCATTGGTGTTGAAAAACCAGTTTCTGACATTTTAACAACTGCCTTTGCTAGGTCATCGTTCTTAATTTCAGTTAATGCCTGCACTGCCTTTGACGATGGAATATAGTGAGAGTTCTTGAAACCTAATTCTTGAACTTTATCACTAGACAAATAGTTTGCTAGCTTCATTGCAACTAATGGTTCTTTAGTTGCCTGTTTAACACCAAACAATTTCACTCCTAAGAATGCCTGCATTTGCTTTTCACCGGTACCCATATTGACTGTTGGATATGGTGCAATACCCAAATCATCGCCTAATGCTTTTTTATAATCATTGTATGACCAAGGACCAGATAGCGTGGCTGAAATCTTTTTTGACTGTAACAGATTTAATGTATTTGTACTAGCTTGTACGAATCCGGGATTGTTTTTCTGGGCCTTTATCCAAGACAAAACGGCTGCACCGTTTTCATTGTCAATGTTTGTTCCCTTTGATTGTTCACCATTTTCGCCATACAACGTATCGCCTACCGTATAGAAAAGCGGCGAGAAGATATAGTTAGCGCCAGCAGCTCCTAAATTGGATCCCATCTTGCCTTTGCTTGTCAGTTCTGTCCAAGTTTTAATATCATTATCATTCAATTGCGTCTTGTTGTAATACAATACTTGTGATTCTATTGCGTAAGGATAACCATATGTTTTCCCTTGATAAGTGGCTCCAGCCATAGCATTTGGAATTTGCGTGTCCTTCAAACTTTTAGCATACTTTGTGCTTTGATAAATCAAACCTTGTGAAGCTAATGAACCAATCTGATCATGTGGAAACATGAAGACATCTGCTGCTGCAGATGGATCCTTTTGCAAATTTTTTAAGGCGTCTGTCGAATTAGTATACTTGATTGTAATATTAACTTTTGGGTTAAGCTTCTCAAAATTTTTAACCGCCGTGACATATGTTGGTTTTGTAGCAGTATCAACCCACAATTTCAAATTTTGAGTTTTTGATGTTTTACTCTGAGCTGACTCATGCATTTTTACTGCTGTGACCCCTCCTGCGGCCAATACTATAACAACCGCAGCAACTGCACCAATTTTTACCGTTGTACTCGTCATGATAATATCCTCCAAGATATTCTCTTTGTTTTATTGTTCGAGTTCATCATAAAACAAATGCATATTTTATGCAAGCGCTTTCATTATTTTTTAAAAGAAATTGGTCTAGACATTCATAATCAGCGTTATTGTGTTCAGGCAGCTTAGTGTATAAGATAACACATTGTTTTTCCTCTGTTAATAACTAATTATTTTTTGGAGAGGATTAAAAAAAACAAATGGTATAGCCGTTTTTAAGAAAACGCTTGCATTATATTTAGCCTGTTATATAATAAATTTGTGAAAGCGCTTACACGTTTTTGATTATCTCCTTGATATACTGGTGAGATAATAAATTATCGTTAAAACTATTTAGAAAATCCGAGGATATTAAAATGGCAGAAATACGTTTAGAGCACATCAAAAAAACGTATCCACATATGGATACGCCGTCGGTTACGGACTATAATTTAGCTATACATGACAAAGAATTTATCGTTTTTGTCGGTCCTTCTGGGTCAGGAAAATCAACAGTTCTGCGCATGATTGCTGGTCTCGAAGAAATTTCAGGTGGTGAATTCTATATTGATGGTAAACTCATGAATGATGTTTCACCAAAAGATCGCTATATTGCCATGGTTTTTCAGAATTATGCATTGTATCCTCACATGACTGTTTACGACAATATTGGATTTGGTTTAAAACTACGTAAAATGCCCAAAGATGACATTGAAAAACGTGTGCATAATGCAGCAAAAATATTAGGCATTGAAGATTACTTAGATCGCAAACCAGCAGATTTATCAGGCGGACAACGACAACGCGTTGCTATGGGTCGCGCAATTGTTCGTGATGCAAAAGTGTTGCTAATGGACGAGCCTCTTTCAAATTTGGACGCTAAACTTCGTGTCGAAATCCGTGCAGAAATTACAAAAATTCACAAAAAAATTAATGCTACGACAATTTATGTCACACATGACCAAACTGAAGCTATGACATTAGCCGATCGTATCGTCATTATTGATCGTGGTGATATTCAACAAGTCGGTACCCCGCAAGAATTATATAATGAACCCAAAAATATATTTGTAGCAACCTTTATTGGTATGCCCTCCATGAACCTCATAACAGGTAAATATGAAGCAGGTATGTTAATAACTGAAGATGGCCTAAGATTTATGGTGCCAGATGGTATGTCTAAAGTACTCTCATCTAATCATTACTCTGGAAAAAATGTTGTATTTGGTATCAGGTCAGAAGATGTGCTCTCGGAACAAATCGCTTTAGATACGTACTCTGACAATGTAGTCACTGCAAAAGTAAATATCGCTGAACTCATGGGTGCAGATTCAATGCTTTATACTGAAATTGGCACACATGAGTTAATTGCTCGTGTCAACGCGCGTGACTACCACCAACCTGGTGAAGAAATAAAACTGGCTTTAAACATGAGTAAAGGACATTTTTTTGATCAAGAAACAACAACCCGAATTTTATAATGATAGCAATTTGATAATAATTGTTAATAATAACCAACTAGCTATTAATAATTTTATTTGTCTTACGGAGGACTAATATGAACAAAGCAGCAATTTATCATCGTCCAGAGTCTGAATACGCTTATCTTTACACTGAAAAAGAAATGCGGGTTCGTCTGAGAACTGCTCTCGATGATATTAAAACTGTCACAATTATTTCCGGTGACCCCTATAATTGGACTGATGATACATGGCAAAAATCCGCCGACATAAGTATGAAAAAAACTTTAACAACTGATGTTCATCAATACTGGGAAGCTAAATTATCTGCTGCTAATCATCGTTTAAATTACGGATTTCTTATCACCGATACCGATGAAAAAAACATATTTTTTGGCGACCAAGGGTTTGAAAGTCTCACAAAGTCTGCAGATCAAAATGATGGATTAATGGGTGCCAGTAACTATTTCAAAATGCCCTACTTTCAAGAAATTGACCGGTTCAAGGCACCTGATTGGGTAAAATCCACTGTCTGGTACCAAATCTTCCCTGAGCGATTTGCCAATGGTGACCACACGAATGATAACAAGAATACTTTACCTTGGGATTCTGAAAGACATCCAACCCGAACAGACTTTTATGGCGGCGACTTGCGTGGCATTATTGATCATCTTGACCACTTAATTGATTTAGGAATTAATGGCATCTATTTCACACCCATCTTTAAATCGCCAACAAATCATAAATATGATACACAAGATTATTTAACAATTGATCCACAATTTGGCACCAAAAAAGATTTTAAAGAATTAGTCAAAAAAGCACACGATCATGGTATCAAAATTATGTTGGATGCTGTTTTCAACCATATTGGCGATAAAAGTCCTCAATGGCAAGATGTTCTTAAAAATGGTCAAAATTCTAAATACGCTGACTGGTTTCATGTGCGTTCTTGGCCTGCAACATACACAGCCACTAATAATTTTGAAGAAACAAAAGATGCGACCTATGATACTTTTGCTTTCACACCACACATGCCTAAGCTAAACACCGCAAATATTGAAGTACAAGATTATTTGTTAAACATTGCAACTTATTGGATAAAAGAATTTGATATTGACGCATGGCGCTTAGATGTTGCTAACGAAGTTGATCATCATTTCTGGAAACGTTTCAAACAAGCTACTACAGCTATCAAACCTGATTTTTATATTATTGGTGAAATTTGGACAAGCGCTCAATCTTGGCTGCAAGGTGATGAATTTACTGGGGTCATGAACTACGCATTTACTAGTGCCATTAGTGATTTTTTTGCAAAAAAACAAATTACCGCTACACAAATGATTAATCAATTAAATACTCAGCTCCTACTCAATCGTGATCAAACTAATCAAATGATGTTTAATTTATTAGATTCACATGATGCGCCTCGCATTTTATCTGTCGCCAAAAATAACAAAAATATTGTCAAACAAATGTTTACTTTTATGTTTTTACAGCAAGGCACACCGGATATTTATTATGGCACAGAATATGGTATGACTGGTGATCAGGATCCCGATAATCGCAAACCCATGGTTTGGAACAAACATTTACAAGATCACGAAATGTATGACTATTTCAAAAAATTAATTAAATTACGCCGAGATTATC
It encodes the following:
- a CDS encoding glycoside hydrolase family 13 protein; protein product: MNKAAIYHRPESEYAYLYTEKEMRVRLRTALDDIKTVTIISGDPYNWTDDTWQKSADISMKKTLTTDVHQYWEAKLSAANHRLNYGFLITDTDEKNIFFGDQGFESLTKSADQNDGLMGASNYFKMPYFQEIDRFKAPDWVKSTVWYQIFPERFANGDHTNDNKNTLPWDSERHPTRTDFYGGDLRGIIDHLDHLIDLGINGIYFTPIFKSPTNHKYDTQDYLTIDPQFGTKKDFKELVKKAHDHGIKIMLDAVFNHIGDKSPQWQDVLKNGQNSKYADWFHVRSWPATYTATNNFEETKDATYDTFAFTPHMPKLNTANIEVQDYLLNIATYWIKEFDIDAWRLDVANEVDHHFWKRFKQATTAIKPDFYIIGEIWTSAQSWLQGDEFTGVMNYAFTSAISDFFAKKQITATQMINQLNTQLLLNRDQTNQMMFNLLDSHDAPRILSVAKNNKNIVKQMFTFMFLQQGTPDIYYGTEYGMTGDQDPDNRKPMVWNKHLQDHEMYDYFKKLIKLRRDYQIILTDGNLSWSNKNSIVGLHRTLNNMTISAFFNTTGFDYTVVEQPNSHPIFSNQYQHKILSPDGFVVFAHQS